The following coding sequences lie in one Spinacia oleracea cultivar Varoflay chromosome 1, BTI_SOV_V1, whole genome shotgun sequence genomic window:
- the LOC110793503 gene encoding uncharacterized protein isoform X1, whose translation MLRGLADVVSRGDTTPSSIGQRIVLPSSFTGSPRYMLQNYHDALAICKWAGPPDIFVTFTCNPNWQEIIKFLTIISGQRPEDRPDIIARVFKIKLEELMEDLKDRVHFGEAKAAIYTIEFQKRGLPHAHILLFLNEEDKPRTSEDIDRIISAELPDPEKNPDAFKAVVQHMIHGPCRVINQRSSCMQEGKCTKYYPEEFTNKTSIGEDGYPVYRRIDNGRTAVKNGNGNVIDNSNIVPYNIDLLMKYDAHMNVELCNKYNTTKYLFKYMNKGPDVVVASVKQTNVDGVPVPENEITVGEIQSYLKCRYVSAAEACWRIFGFEIQYKYPPIERLSYHLENEQPIVFEDHEHLDGVLERVGEARTPFTQWMEINKISAKARELTYDEFPTEWVWLRDEKRWKPRTLGTKIGRIYYAHPTSREQYYLRMLLNKVRIHQLCKN comes from the exons ATGTTGCGAGGACTTGCAGATGTAGTTTCGCGTGGTGACACAACCCCTTCATCTATAGGACAACGCATAGTGTTACCTTCATCTTTCACAGGAAGTCCAAGATATATGTTGCAAAACTATCATGATGCACTAGCAATTTGTAAATGGGCTGGCCCGCCGGATATATTTGTCACGttcacttgcaacccaaattgGCAAGAGATCATTAAATTTTTGACAATAATTTCTGGTCAAAGGCCAGAAGATCGGCCTGATATTATAGCTCGAGTGTTTAAAATAAAACTTGAAGAGCTAATGGAAGACCTAAAAGATAGAGTCCATTTTGGAGAAGCCAAAGCag CAATATACACAATAGAGTTTCAAAAAAGAGGATTACCCCATGCACACATTTTATTGTTCTTGAATGAAGAAGATAAACCAAGGACATCCGAAGACATTGATAGAATAATCAGTGCAGAACTGCCAGATCCTGAAAAAAACCCAGATGCATTTAAAGCCGTGGTTCAACACATGATTCATGGTCCTTGTAGGGTGATAAACCAACGATCTTCATGCATGCAAGAAGGAAAGTGTACAAAGTACTACCCTGAAGAGTTCACAAATAAAACAAGTATTGGTGAAGATGGTTACCCAGTCTATAGAAGAATAGATAATGGGAGAACTGCTGTCaagaatggaaatggaaatgtcATTGACAACTCTAACATTGTACCATACAATATTGATTTGCTCATGAAATATGATGCTCATATGAATGTGGAGTTATGCAACAAATATAACACTACAAAGTATCTCTTCAAGTACATGAACAAAGGTCCTGACGTGGTAGTTGCATCAGTTAAGCAAACAAACGTTGATGGGGTTCCGGTTCCTGAAAATGAAATAACTGTTGGTGAGATACAATCTTACCTCAAATGTAGATATGTATCGGCAGCtgaagcatgttggagaatatTTGGATTTGAAATCCAATATAAATATCCCCCCATAGAAAGGTTGAGTTATCATTTGGAAAATGAACAACCAATTGTGTTTGAAGATCATGAACATTTAGATGGTGTGTTGGAACGAGTAGGAGAAGCAAGAACTCCATTTACACAGTGGAtggaaattaataaaattagtgCTAAAGCACGTGAGCTTACTTACGATGAATTCCCAACAGAATGGGTTTGGTTACGTGACGAAAAAAGGTGGAAGCCACGGACATTAGGAACCAAAATTGGAAGGATCTATTATGCGCACCCGACCTCTAGGGAACAATACTACTTGAGAATGCTTCTCAACAAAGTAAGGATCCACCAGCTTTGCAAAAATTAG